A genomic segment from Candidatus Poribacteria bacterium encodes:
- a CDS encoding GNAT family N-acetyltransferase has product MRNTITYRHWQPGDDDAVLELLLPTEQCSEDYYRKKFESSWCEPEGVQLAFANDRVVGHVFGTWTLLFLEDKAQDFGYVTLVYVDPDMRRQGIATRLMQELNAYYKSRNYRGVLLDTDTEAAYQLYRKIGYQEVTRELETQTSPRQNPSRLIWTKVTAEDFDILHQIKNKWASQNFPVFWNPQHPEVHLSNMKQYRVVRREYNIVGYAKWDEPSKHLPHGLIRDPVVPDEDPVEVITSLQVAFPAPRPWQTAVGSRYENPLRSLGYTLKPTGWVEMILSFDLQIDWSRLARTRPFW; this is encoded by the coding sequence ATGCGTAATACAATTACATACAGACATTGGCAACCCGGCGACGATGACGCAGTTTTGGAACTGTTGTTACCCACTGAACAATGTAGTGAAGACTATTATCGAAAGAAGTTTGAAAGTTCATGGTGTGAACCTGAAGGCGTACAGTTGGCTTTTGCAAATGACAGAGTTGTTGGACATGTATTTGGCACATGGACTTTACTTTTTTTAGAGGACAAGGCTCAAGATTTTGGATACGTGACACTTGTATACGTTGATCCAGACATGCGTCGTCAAGGTATTGCAACCCGTCTGATGCAAGAACTGAATGCGTACTATAAGAGTAGAAATTATCGCGGGGTTCTGCTTGATACAGATACAGAAGCAGCCTATCAATTATATCGGAAAATCGGCTATCAAGAGGTTACCAGAGAGTTAGAAACGCAAACCTCACCACGTCAAAATCCCTCTCGACTTATATGGACAAAGGTGACCGCTGAAGATTTCGATATTCTACATCAGATCAAAAACAAATGGGCAAGTCAGAATTTTCCTGTTTTTTGGAATCCCCAGCATCCAGAAGTGCATCTGTCTAATATGAAGCAGTACCGTGTTGTGCGTCGCGAATATAACATCGTTGGCTATGCGAAATGGGATGAGCCTTCAAAGCATCTTCCACACGGATTAATTCGGGACCCGGTGGTTCCAGATGAAGACCCGGTGGAGGTAATTACATCTTTACAGGTGGCTTTTCCTGCACCGCGTCCATGGCAAACAGCCGTGGGAAGCAGATATGAAAATCCGCTCCGTTCCCTCGGTTACACGCTCAAACCGACAGGATGGGTAGAGATGATATTGTCCTTTGACCTCCAAATAGATTGGTCCAGACTTGCGCGAACACGACCTTTTTGGTAG
- a CDS encoding ABC transporter permease — translation MILELIPSTLRMATPLGFAALGGIYSERSGVINLALEGMMLIGAFGYVVGTQGFGSTWVGLLIGIGFGVALSLVHAIATVTFHAEQVVTGIGINILALGITEYLLPASKQVGGLPHWQLPLIGSYSFIVYLLPVLMVASHILLFKTPWGLRLRAAGESTEALAALSLSRAKWQYLGILLSGLLAGTGGCFLASEVHYFTKGMTAGRGYLALAAVIFGNWRPLSGVSACFLFGFATALELANRWNIPGQLLHSLPYILTMVVLIGFVGTSRPPASLGKMKS, via the coding sequence ATGATTCTTGAATTGATTCCAAGTACATTGCGAATGGCGACACCGTTGGGATTTGCTGCACTCGGCGGTATTTATTCCGAACGCTCTGGGGTCATTAACCTCGCCTTAGAAGGGATGATGCTGATTGGAGCTTTTGGTTACGTTGTTGGAACGCAGGGTTTTGGATCGACGTGGGTTGGATTGCTTATCGGTATAGGTTTTGGCGTGGCACTCTCTTTGGTACATGCTATCGCAACGGTTACATTTCACGCGGAGCAGGTTGTCACCGGAATAGGTATTAACATTTTGGCGTTAGGGATTACAGAATATCTTTTACCTGCTTCTAAACAGGTAGGTGGACTTCCGCACTGGCAGCTGCCACTTATTGGTTCATATAGTTTCATAGTCTATTTACTACCAGTATTGATGGTGGCAAGCCATATTCTTCTGTTTAAAACACCGTGGGGTTTGCGATTGCGGGCGGCAGGCGAATCGACGGAAGCACTTGCGGCACTGAGTCTAAGCCGCGCAAAATGGCAATATCTTGGGATACTGTTAAGTGGACTCTTAGCAGGAACGGGTGGATGTTTTCTGGCATCCGAAGTCCATTACTTCACAAAAGGGATGACGGCCGGACGGGGTTACCTTGCGCTTGCAGCCGTTATCTTCGGGAACTGGCGACCGTTAAGCGGTGTCTCGGCATGCTTCCTTTTTGGATTCGCCACTGCCTTAGAACTCGCAAACCGATGGAACATTCCGGGCCAACTGCTGCATAGTCTGCCCTATATTTTAACAATGGTCGTGCTCATCGGGTTTGTAGGGACATCGCGTCCGCCTGCAAGTTTGGGGAAGATGAAGTCGTAG